From the Colletotrichum lupini chromosome 1, complete sequence genome, the window TCACCCATTGATTTCCTACGCAAATAATCCGCGACCTGCTAGACGTCCCGCTGGGTATTTGCGACCGCTGAACTTACGAAATCGAGCGACCGAAACCCGACGTACGAAGCAATACGAAGATCGGGGCCTCCGATCGACGTCATCCATCATGGCCGACTCCGATGGCGAGTACCATGACATGTCTGATGACGACTTGCAGGTGACCAACGGTAGAGGCGGCGATGCGAGAAAAGGTGGAAAGAAGGGGAAAGGCGGCAATTCCAAGGCGCGATGGGAGGAGGTCAAGCGAAGTTGGGAGCAAGTCACAGAGGGCGCTGACGGCAGTCTCGCGGTCGGGGCAAGCTTGGAGGccgagaagaggaggaggctgCTGAGAGACACAACGCCACTGCAGCGCGGCATTATCAGACATCTGGTGCTGGTGCTAGACATGTCATTCGCCATGACCGAGAAGGACATGCTCCCGAACCGCTATCGTGTAGCCTGGGCGTACGCGGCCGACTTCGTGAAGGAGTACTTCGAACAGAACCCAATCTCGCAGCTGGGCATCGTCGGCATGCGGGATGGCGTGGCTCTACGAATCAGCGAGATGAGCGGCAATCCGACAGACCACCTGGAGAAGCTGAAAGAATTCGAGGGCCAAGATCCGTCAGGCAACCCAAGTTTGCAGAATGCGCTTGAGATGTGTCGCGGTGCCCTTTTGTACGTGATAACGCCATTCCCTAAGCTTTACAGACAGACACTGACTCTGACCCGACAGCCACGCACCTTCCCACGGCACACGAGAAGTCCTAATAGTATTTGGCGCCCTCCTCTCCTCCGACCCGGGCGACATCCATACCACAATAGACTCCCTCATATCCGATAAAATCCGCGTTACCATCGTCGGCCTCGCGGCGCAGGTCGCCATCTGCGGAGAACTATGCACCCGCACCAACGCCGGCGACGACACGCAGTACAGCGTCTGCATGAACGATGCCCACTTCCGCGATCTCCTCCTCGCCGCCACGACCCCACCCGTTACCCGGACGGCCGCCCAGAGCACCGCTTCTCTGCTCATGATGGGCTTCCCCTCGCGCACTCTCGCGCAGGGCGAGACGACAGCCGTATGCGCCTGCCATAAAAAACCCGCCCGCGAAGGCTATCTCTGCACGCGATGCGCTACCCGCGTGTGTCGTCTGCCCATCGAGTGTCCCGCCTGTAGTTTGACGCTCATCCTCTCCACCCATCTCGCGCGCTCATACCACCATCTATTTCCGTTACGGAACTGGATCGAGGTCACCTGGGCCGCGGCCGCCAAGTCGAAAGCATGCTATTCGTGCCTCACCAACTTTCCGGAACCGCCCAAGGCCTCCAAGAAGAAGGACAAGGGCAAGGACCAAGATGGCGTGGCTACGACGACAGGGCCCGTTGCCCCGACCCCGGTGAAAGCGGCAGAGCTGAAGGGGGTTAGTGAAAGCGGACGGTACGCCTGCACGGTGTGTGATAATCACTTTTGCATCGACTGCGACGTCTACGCGCATGAGGTCATTCACAACTGCCCTGGATGCCAAAGTGACACCCGTGGGGCGGCGATGGAGGTGATTAACGAGACGAATGGGACGCATGAGCATCAAACCAATGGAACGGCTATGGTGGTGGACTCATGACACTAACAGATATATGGGAAACGGAATATAGGATGGTGGATCTTGGAGGAAGCGTGGAGCTCCCatagaagagagagagagaggaagtAGCGCTCTGGCTAGAGTTGGCCAACACTCGGCAGTTTGCATTTGGACAAACGGATGGCAGCATCAACGGAGCACAGGAATTGGAGAAAAGAGTTCATCGGCGCAAGAGGTCCAGGTAAGGACCatgtttttaaatatacctaTCGTACCCTGCAGAACCCCCTCAATAAGAAGTTGGCTGGCTGAGAGATGAGCATCATGGCCTCACGTTCGACACCATCACGAGTGCGGATACGAACAATTGTGTGATACTGACATGAGGTTTAATTTGGTTTAACTACCTGTTTCTGCTTTACAAGTTTCCACGTTCGGCCTGCTCGCGCTCAATAGCCTCGAACAAGCTCTTGAAGTTACCGGCACCGAAACCCTCAAAGTGGTTGCGCTGGATAATCTCAACAAAGACGGTGGGGCGGTCCATGAGCGGCTTAGTGAAGAGCTGAAGCAAGTATCCCTGCTCGTCGTAGTCGATAAGAATGTTGAGCGCCTCAATGGTGGCGAGGTCCTCCTTGAGCTCCCAGTTGCGCTTCTCCGTCTTGAGGCGGTGGCGCATGGTGTCATAGTAGGTCGAGGGGACGTTGATGAACTCAACGCCGCGGGCGCGCATGGCCGACACGGTGGTGATGATGTCCTGGGTCAGTAGGGCAATGTGCTGGACGCCGGCGCCCGAGTTGAAGACGACGTACTCCTCGATCTGAGACTTCTTCTTGCCGGGCGCGGGTTCGTTGATGGGCATCTTGACCATGTTGTTGGCCGAGGCCATGACGATGGAGTTGAGGGCCGAGAACTCTGTGCAGATTTGCGAGTCATCGACGGACCAGAAGCGGTGGAAGGACAGGCACTGCTCGTAAAAGGCGCAGGCCGACACCATTTCGTTCCAGGACTGGTTGCCGACGCAGTGGTCGATCCGGGCCAGGGGCACGTTGGGGAGGGTGACGGTGGCCGTGGTGGGCTTCGCGGCGCGGAAGCCCGGGAGGAAGGGACCCGAATATCCGTTGCGGGAGATGAGCGTGTGCGTCGTGTCGCCGTAGGTGCGGATGACGGCGGTCAGGACGTTGCCGTGTTCCTTGTCCTTGAGGACGGTCGGGGGCTGAACGGCATCGGCGCCCTCTGAGACGGCCTTGTTGTATACGCCCTCGACATTGTCGACCTCGAAGGCGACATCCTTTACGGCGTCGCCGTGCTTCTCGAGGTGAGCGTGAATCTCGCGCAGGAGCTCTCGCTCCGCGTCTGAGATGGGCTCATCCTCGGGGAGGTGGGCCAGTGATCGCACCGGGGAGGTGAAGACGAAACGGACGTCGTTGTTGGCGACGGCGTACGAGGCGATATACCTGCTGCCCGTTTCGAGGCCCTTGTATGCTACGGTTTTGAAGCCGAAGAGAGTAGTGTAGTAAGCAGCGGCCTGCTTGGCGTTGCCAACCCACCAGGTTACGTGATCGTAGCCCTGGAAGTTGGGCGGCGGATGCTGTACTGCGAGTCCATCGCCGAGATCTGTTGATGCCGGGTAGGCGGCTTGCTGTGGCGGGGAGTCTGTGATAGCAGAAGGGGACATTGACACTCAGAAGTTTTCGGGGGTGACAGGACTAGGGTCAAGGAGTATGAGCGTGTGTAAGTGCGTTGTGATTCTCTGATAAGAGGCAGATTGAGTCGATGGTTAAATCTAGTGAGATTGTAAACGTTGCTCGTTGAGGAAAAGGGGGGGGAACTGTCCGTGTTATGTACGTTGTACCGTCTATCCTTATATGTACCAAGACACTGACACTGTATTATCATATATGAACCTTATTCAACGACGGACTTCCGCCTTTGGAGGACAAGGACTTGAGTAATCCTGCATTCCACGCCCGCAGATTGGTGGCTCCCCGTCGCCGCATCTAACGCTTGTCACTGGCCAACCTTCCCTCCCGGGCGGGGGTAGTCTCTAGATCCTGTCTCTGTCCACAGTCCTTGCGCATAGGCAATTCGTGACGGGACGGGCGCCATCCTAGAATGGCTTCGATACCTGGCAGTAGCGTCCCGAAGTAGAAGGAGAGGTTGGCAGCGGTAAAGCGTAGAGCCGGCGGTACAGCGTTGAGGTGAGATGCCAATCGCAAGCGGAAAGGCGCCGGCCGAGTGTGATGGCCGCGGTGAGCCGCGATAAGCCGCCGCTGGCCGGCCCATGTGCGGCGCGGCTTTGACGGGTTCCCCACCCATGCTTCGGATGCTCCAGGCTATGCCCGCCATCCCGCGCAGCACCCGCCCAGATTCAACCTGGAATACAAAGAACAGGAGGGCACAGGCGACCAAGCCGCTGTTTCCGTTCATCCTGGGGAACGTCTGGGCTCCCTGCTTGTGGGATGGGTGGGGTACCCACCATGACGGCATGTGCCTTATCTCATCGCCTCTGAAACCCTTTCGTAGCCGTCGCAGTGCGGAATGTGAGCATCTGCTGCTTGGCCCCCCGCTGAAGCCGCTCGAAAGTGTTGCGTCTGATAAAGGTTGCCGTGCTGCCAGCCAGTCCTGGCGGTGTTTGTCACTTTGGAGATCGGAAAAAAGCGTAGTCGGTCCATCATCACGCATCGCAAAAAAGTTCGATTTATCTCGAATCTGTTCCTTCGACAAAGAACATCAGTATTCTTCCCAAAGTTATTCAATCTCCAATTCAACACTGCAAGATGGCTTCTGTGGACCTGACTCGACGAGACGTAAACGTACTTGACAAGATCAAGGACCCCGAATCCGATCCTTCGGCGAACGTCCTCCTCGACCCATCCCTGCCCCGGGATCCTCACATCGCTGATGCCGCTGTCTACGAGCGAGTGATACAGAAGGAGCGTGAGATCATCATGTCCATGCAACAGCTCGAACTTCAATTGGCAGGATTGCGGCCGAGAACTGTATCTGAACCAGTGCAAGAGTACAAAGGACTTCTCTCGAAGCTGGACGACTTCATCGAAGCGTACCCCAACTATGCCAGCGCGAGGAACAACCGCGTACAAGCGCTGAGGCGGCTGTACGGAGACACGATGCTGTTGGCGGGAGCACCACCAACGTCGCAGCGACTCGTACAGGCGCCCGAAAGCGCCGAGTTGATCCGGTACTCAAAGCTCGCCCTGGAAGATAGTGAAAAGTCTATTTCCCTCTTGACGCCGCGTACAATGTTCGGCGCCATGTCGCCTCAGGCAGCCAAGACCCTATCGCTAGCATACACGCAGCGCGCCGCCATCTACCACATGACTGCCAAGCTCGTAGAGGAGCACAGCGTAAAGGTCGCGGAAGGGAGGCGAGAAGCCAGCTGGACGAAGCTTGTGTTCGAGGAGGCGGCGTCTCGTGACTTTGCCTATGGCGGAAGGTACGGCAACGAGATCGCTAAGGGTCTGGCAGTGAGCACGAATCCCACGGCGAAGCTGTGCGGGCAGATGGTCCGGGAGGCGATGAAGAAGGAGTATGGGCCATCCTACGGCGAGTAAGGGTGTATATAGTATCAACAAGTTGTAAATGTAAGCAAAGGCGGTTGAAGCGTCGCATCTCCTCCCTTGCCAATGGCTGTCACTATGAGTGCCTATGCGGAAGCCTTGAGAAGCCCTAGACGTCTAGGTATCCGGTTGAGTTAGTCAGAGATCGTACCAGTGTACTGGTGATAGACACCGTACCTCTTCGCCGCCGCAATGGTCTCTTGTGTAGTCTTGCCCTTTTCCTTCTCCTCGCGATTGATTCTCGTCGCTGCGGCACCAAGTCCAATCACCAAGGCAAAGATGGGGTCCGCGACCTTGGAGATGATATACGCAGGTGGAGGAGCCATGGTGTGTGTTTGCGtattgtcgtcgtcgtcgcggGAGGTCGCGTCGTTCGTGGGGCGTGGTAAAGCTAGGCTGTTGTTGAAATGGATCGGAGGAAGTTCGCGATGAGCTCCGTGGCCAGCTTGGGAAGTGGAGCAGACTGAGCGCCGTACGGGCACGGTACCTGGGTACCAGTGGCCCGTCCAGTAGAGCTCCAGCGCGGACGCTGGTCAGTGGAAGCGTCCTTCCATTGCCAACGGCCCCCACTTGCAGCACCACCCACCACCAGTGATTCGCCTATTCCCCAGTGAAATTTCGACCACGTGACCGGGCACATGCTTAGGTCCCTCCCTCCCACGGATCAATTTTGAAATTTCCTCTAGGTTATCAAATCCAGGATCTCACGTCGCAGCAACTTTCACCAACCGCCCAGTACGCCCAGCACCCACCGACAGCGCAGGTCAAAATGAAGTTCCTCAAGGTCGGCAGAGTCGCCATCATCACCCACGGCCGTTACGCCGGCAAGAAGGTACGATTATATACGAAAATTCTCGAGAAAGCCTACCCCGTCGCAGTACTATTTTCAACCCCGACTTCGCGAGAAGGAGGGGCGCGGATGAAGGTCACCCAACATCGATGTCGAGGAGTGTGAAAGTGTTTGGCCAGGGAACTATGGGAAGGAAATTATGGCGACGACTATACGAAACGATCCCGAATTGCGAAAAGAACAGGAGGAAACACCGGTCCGACCAAACACTTTTTACACTCTTCGAGCGTCCGATATTTTGGGTTGAGGGCATCCACGAAATTTACTGCGGAGGACAATGGTGGATTGTGTTGGGGCACTTGCCCACACGTACACATGCAATAATCCCGAGCGATTGCTAACGTTCCTCTCTGCAGGTCGTCATCATCCAGCCTGTCGACTCTGGCAACAAGGCTCACCCCTTCGGCCACGCCCTGGTCGCCGGCATCGAGCGCTACCCCTCCAAGATCACCCGCCGCATGTCCAAGACCCGCCAGGAGAAGCGCAACAAGATCAAGCCCTTCGTCAAGCTTGTCAACTACAACCACTTGATGCCCACCCGCTACACTCTCGAGCTCGAGGGCCTCAAGGGCGTCGTCAGCAACGACACCTTCAAGGAGGTCACCCAGCGTGAGGATGCCAAGAAGCAGGTGAAGAAGGTTCTGGAGGAGCGTTACACGAGCGGAAAGAACAGATGGTTCTTCACGCCTCTGAGTATGTCACTCTCTCTCCTCACATCCAACGTTTGCCATCTTTCCTCCGGGGGCTCCCTTCCCCGCGAGGCAGAGGCTATGCGTCGGCTACTGGCAATTCGTACATGTACTAATACCAAGCACAGGATTTTAAAGGACAAACCGTTTTCTGCAATCGTAACAGGTCGGGGAGTTGGGCTGGCTTGTAAAGAGCATCAATTGGCATCTGAGGTCCTCGGTTTAAGGGCTCCCAATGAGAAACCATTGAAATCCAAGACGTTTGCCCTGTGATACCTCAACAAACTGGAAAAAATGCCGCCGCGCTGCTGCTGTGACCGGAAGAGTGATAGACACAAAAGAAGTGAGAGTAAAAAGGGGTCAAGGGTCTATGATGACTGATGGGTATGATTCAGCCCTCGGCCGTGGGATGGCCATGATCAATGGAACATGAAATAAGCAAGTCAAACCAACTTTTCCAGCCAAATCGAGTCGTGATAGTTGCTATGGTCCCTACCTAGTTATGCTGAGTGCTTTCAATTTCATGTCATCAACACTCGGCAGCCCACCGGCTCAGTTGCGGTGCGACCCACATAACTTGTTGCACAAAATATTGTAACCCACCCACACAACCCTCTATTACAAGCCAAGACCGAATTGCTGAAACCACGGCTCACGTTAGATGTTGAGACCATCGCCGTTTAGATTGAGCGCTCTTGTAGTGTGATAATGGTGACTGATTCGACGATGGCCAGCTGATGTTGTTATCTGGCCTGATGCATCATAATTGCTGAGGGTGACAGCTATAAGCTAGAAACACTCTTACTGGCCGAAGCTTCTTTTCCATTCGCGAACTCAAGTTTGGCATGCCTAGTAAGTGGTCTCAAGTGAGCCGAGTCGATTTGTGTTTCTACACCATTGGCATCCAAGTTTCGAACCCCGCGCACATCGCCTCATGTCACCGGTCATTTCGTTGCGGAATACCGCCGTTCTTTGCTTTAAGCTTTGTGTATCATTGCGTACGTACATGTCTATATCCTCCTCCGTCTAGAGTACATCAGATTAGAACTTCATGATGCAAGCTATGCAACCTGGTCCCTTTTGCGCTCTGCGCCGTTGCTCTATAGCTGTACACGGGTGTAACTCCCCAGTCAAACAAAAGTCGGTTCCGTTTTCcggattaaaaaaggaagaaaaagaaaaaaaaaggtcaACAGTGAACATGGGTGAAAGGAAGTTCGTAATATGTACTCAGAACAGGGTAATCGTCGCGTAGAGAGAGTTTGGTATCATCACATCTCTACGCCCACAAATAGGAAAATAACAGGCCAAAGAAAAGATGCTATCGCCTTCTATCCTATAACCTATGCCCTGCTGCTGCCGAAGTGGCTGTTGACCTCGTTGATGAGGTTGTGGGGGTCGTACTCGGGAGCGTACGTCGGTGCCAGGCCGCCAAGCATGGTGAAGAGCACGAAGGCGGAGAACACAATGATGGTAAGCTTGCGAAGAATCGGCTTGCGCTGGCCGAACTCGGCCCACTGGCGACCGCCCTCACCCATGTAGCCCTTGATCTGCTCAAAGCCGAGCTTGTAGTAGACCATGCCACCGAGGGCGATGCTGTATCCGAAGAACTGGAGACCAGAGACCTGGGTGCCCCAAATGGCCATGGAGGCGGCAACCAGCATGACGTCCTTGAGGACACCGCAGAGAGTCAGGACCAGGGAAGAGGTCTTGCCGATCTGAAGATAGTGTTAGTAACGGTGATTGGGAGATCTTGAAGGCATCAAAACTTACCAAAAAGACGACAGAGACGTTCAGCAGAAAGGCGCAGAGACCGTTCAAGAAGAAAGTGAAGAGGCCAACGTTGTACACCTGGTCCATGGTGACCTTGGGAATCTCCCAAATGAGAGCAACAGCCAAGTTCATGACAGCGCAGATAGGAGCGAAGTAGTAGACGGAAACCAGGGGGTCCATCTTGTAGTCGGCAGAGCTGAGCAGGCGCTGGACCATGGTCAAACGCAGGGCCTCGAAGATGACACCACCGATCT encodes:
- a CDS encoding 4-hydroxyphenylpyruvate dioxygenase, whose protein sequence is MSPSAITDSPPQQAAYPASTDLGDGLAVQHPPPNFQGYDHVTWWVGNAKQAAAYYTTLFGFKTVAYKGLETGSRYIASYAVANNDVRFVFTSPVRSLAHLPEDEPISDAERELLREIHAHLEKHGDAVKDVAFEVDNVEGVYNKAVSEGADAVQPPTVLKDKEHGNVLTAVIRTYGDTTHTLISRNGYSGPFLPGFRAAKPTTATVTLPNVPLARIDHCVGNQSWNEMVSACAFYEQCLSFHRFWSVDDSQICTEFSALNSIVMASANNMVKMPINEPAPGKKKSQIEEYVVFNSGAGVQHIALLTQDIITTVSAMRARGVEFINVPSTYYDTMRHRLKTEKRNWELKEDLATIEALNILIDYDEQGYLLQLFTKPLMDRPTVFVEIIQRNHFEGFGAGNFKSLFEAIEREQAERGNL
- a CDS encoding triose-phosphate transporter, which translates into the protein MGADEKTRVSGEVPRGENGSILPTTNQDAEKSSPQSKGPQIHPALYVIVWISLSSSVILFNKWILDTLNFRYPVILTTYHLTFATIMTQILARWTHVLDGRKSVKMTGRVYVRAIVPIGVFFSLSLICGNLTYLYLSVAFIQMLKATTPVAVLLSGWALGVSTPNLKVFLNVSVIVVGVIIASIGEIKFVWIGVIFQIGGVIFEALRLTMVQRLLSSADYKMDPLVSVYYFAPICAVMNLAVALIWEIPKVTMDQVYNVGLFTFFLNGLCAFLLNVSVVFLIGKTSSLVLTLCGVLKDVMLVAASMAIWGTQVSGLQFFGYSIALGGMVYYKLGFEQIKGYMGEGGRQWAEFGQRKPILRKLTIIVFSAFVLFTMLGGLAPTYAPEYDPHNLINEVNSHFGSSRA
- a CDS encoding ribosomal protein L27, translated to MKFLKVGRVAIITHGRYAGKKVVIIQPVDSGNKAHPFGHALVAGIERYPSKITRRMSKTRQEKRNKIKPFVKLVNYNHLMPTRYTLELEGLKGVVSNDTFKEVTQREDAKKQVKKVLEERYTSGKNRWFFTPLSRGVGLACKEHQLASEVLGLRAPNEKPLKSKTFAL